The Colias croceus chromosome 23, ilColCroc2.1 genome window below encodes:
- the LOC123702139 gene encoding V-type proton ATPase subunit e 2-like, with the protein MGASFVPITVFTVLWGVVGIVCPFFAPKGPNRGIIQVVLMLTAATCWLFWLCAYMAQMNPLIGPRLNNETLIWIARSWGNAYTK; encoded by the exons ATGGGCGCATCATTCGTTCCCATCACCGTTTTCACGGTTCTCTGGGGTGTGGTGGGTATCGTTTGCCCGTTTTTCGCTCCAAAAGGACCTAACAGAGG GATCATCCAGGTGGTGTTAATGTTAACAGCAGCTACTTGCTGGTTGTT CTGGCTGTGTGCGTACATGGCGCAGATGAACCCTCTCATCGGCCCCAGATTGAACAACGAGACCCTCATATGGATAGCTCGCTCATGG ggCAACGCCTACACCAAGTAA
- the LOC123702136 gene encoding uncharacterized protein LOC123702136, with translation MRPLKRKDKKQKRKPHKKSKIHKTHKRPHILNIAPSDFDIINQINRDHKYQLKDVKKTWKVVPKDSCEVYKDRRRREDEQTVSERDTEGNQRDDTNQKAQTKRRVRRPLKRDSRGRFLPESSKCSCCSRTHSDTSYDTEASYDD, from the exons ATGCGACCACTAAAACGTAAAGATAAAAAACAGAAGAGGAAACCACATAAAAAGagtaaaattcataaaacacaCAAGAGACCACACATCCTTAATATTGCACCGTCTGATTTCGATATTATCAATCAAATTAATCGTGatcat AAATACCAACTAAAAGACGTTAAGAAAACTTGGAAAGTCGTGCCAAAAGATTCGTGTGAAGTCTACAAGGACCGACGCAGACGTGAAGATGAACAGACTGTGTCTGAAAGAGATACGGAAGGAAATCAAAGAGATGATACTAACCAGAAAGCACAAACGAAGAGAAGAGTGAGGCGGCCTTTGAAAAGAGATAGTCGAGG ACGGTTTCTTCCCGAATCTTCCAAATGTTCATGCTGTTCACGGACTCACTCGGATACATCTTACGATACAGAGGCATCTTACGAcgattga